GATCTTGGACCGGTCTGTGGGGTCGGCGACCGGTCTGCTCGCGGGGCGGTTCCGTGCCGGCGACACCGTCGATCTACTGGCCGAGTTCGGCTACTACCTGCCCGTGTACGTGATCACGGACATGCTCGGACTGCCGCACTCGGACTACGATCGGTTCCTCGCCTGGTACAGCGCGCACGTCGCCTTCCTCGGCAACCTCGCACGCGACCCGGACATCGACGCGGCGGGCCGTGCTGCGACCTCGGAGCTGTGGGATTACCTCACACCCGTCATCGCCGAGCGTCGGCGTGCGCCGGGGGAGGACCTGATATCTGCGCTCGTCGTGGCTGAGGTCGACGGCGAGCAGCTCGGCGACGCCGAGATCAAGACGCACGTCACGCAGCTCCTCAACGCCGGGTCCGAGACGACGGGCAAGGCGTTGGCCGGTCTCTTCGCTCATCTGCTGGCGGACCGGGAGCTGTACGAGGAGGTGCGGGACGACCGTGACCTCGTTGTGCCGGCCATCAGCGAGACTCTCCGCTACACCCCTCCCTCGCAGATGAACGGCCGTATGACGACCGTGGACGTCGACGTCGATGGTGTCACGATCCCAGCCGGATCGCTGGTCATGCTGCTGATGGCCTCGGCCAACCGGGACGAGCGCAGGTTCGCACATGCCGACCGCTTCGACCCGCGCCGCACTGACCTCGACCATGTGAAGGCGTTCAGCGCGACGGGTGAGCACTTCGCTTTCGGGTGGGGCCGGCACTTCTGCCTCGGTGCCATGCTCGCTCGCGGCGAGCTCCTGCAGGCGGCGTCAGTGCTGCTCGACCGGTTCCCGGAGATGCGACTGGCCGACGCCGTACCGCCGCGGTGGGCTGGGCTGAAGATGCGGTCGGTCGAGGCACTCCGAGTGACGCTCTGATCGCGCCTGC
This sequence is a window from Pseudonocardia petroleophila. Protein-coding genes within it:
- a CDS encoding cytochrome P450, encoding MAGVATTLPRFLSEEVAEDPYSFYARLRTESPVHYDADLGCYLLSRHADVGAAYKDPRFSTRNYEVHLEPVFGRSLLQMDGIEHSRKRALVTPYFRGKGLAAWEPVIARNIAAILDRSVGSATGLLAGRFRAGDTVDLLAEFGYYLPVYVITDMLGLPHSDYDRFLAWYSAHVAFLGNLARDPDIDAAGRAATSELWDYLTPVIAERRRAPGEDLISALVVAEVDGEQLGDAEIKTHVTQLLNAGSETTGKALAGLFAHLLADRELYEEVRDDRDLVVPAISETLRYTPPSQMNGRMTTVDVDVDGVTIPAGSLVMLLMASANRDERRFAHADRFDPRRTDLDHVKAFSATGEHFAFGWGRHFCLGAMLARGELLQAASVLLDRFPEMRLADAVPPRWAGLKMRSVEALRVTL